The following proteins are encoded in a genomic region of Bacillus sp. FJAT-22090:
- a CDS encoding bifunctional 2',3'-cyclic-nucleotide 2'-phosphodiesterase/3'-nucleotidase: MKKNTIKKSVVAAALATSLLASTNVGFANSSMQGLADQAKKDMKAATHGYVVSAQKGKLATSKDLYPALNKAKANYEKAKNAIFNSKEKNKAALLVDLNKQYNDSIAKGLIPYIDAYNYADKYLNPIMADIKKAEAEKDWAKVEKLYHQLSYQLKGRTAILYRITGKAARDLLLEHYKKPADLKRDQLRVPVTIYMKVVQAEKLLAAGKKEEAVKVLETMKPLLDKLPSTSALPMVKDLLERVEAVLKAAGVDSTPKGDTVSLRILGTSDIHTNIVNYDYYKDTVSNSLGLAKTATLIKNARTENSNTLLFDNGDAIQGTPLGSYKQAVDKLVDGEEHPSVTAMELLKYDGATFGNHEFNYGLDYLDEVTDDANFPYVNANIRDAATKKLAYTPYVLIDKEVVDTKGKKSTIKVGVTGIVPPQILKWDKSHLEGKLTVDDSVQAVEAIVPEMQKAGADVIVVLSHSGLGDTKHEVGEEDVTYLLTKVKGVNAIITGHAHQVFPGKVDASLTNVDVANGTINGVPVVMPGKFGSHLGVIDLTLEKKGNKWSVATSKAEVRTIAKDATDVDQTVVNAVKEAHEGTINYVRKAVGTTTADIHSYFSQVQDDPSIQIVTNAQTVYVKSKLKGTANENLPVLSAGAPFKAGTRSDPEYYTFVPKGELAIKNVADLYLYDNTLATVKVTGADVKEWLEMSAGQFNQIDAAKTGEQQLINADFRSYNYDVIDGVTYEIDVTQPAKYDADGNLKNESASRIKNLQYNGKPIDLKQEFIVATNNYRANGTFPGVRNATAIEIYPDENRQAIIDYILAEKTIDPTADGNWKFATLPANANVVFESSKQAEKVIPADGNIKYIGEGTDGFGKYSIK; this comes from the coding sequence ATGAAGAAAAATACGATTAAAAAGTCAGTAGTGGCTGCGGCTCTTGCGACGTCTTTGTTGGCTTCTACGAATGTAGGATTTGCTAATAGCTCGATGCAAGGTTTAGCGGATCAGGCAAAAAAAGATATGAAAGCAGCTACTCATGGTTATGTAGTGTCTGCACAAAAGGGCAAACTAGCTACAAGTAAGGATTTATATCCTGCGCTAAACAAGGCGAAAGCAAATTACGAAAAAGCGAAAAATGCCATTTTTAATTCTAAAGAAAAAAATAAAGCTGCTTTGTTAGTAGATTTGAACAAACAATATAATGATAGTATTGCAAAAGGTCTTATTCCTTATATTGATGCTTATAATTATGCGGACAAGTATCTGAACCCAATTATGGCTGATATCAAGAAGGCTGAGGCTGAAAAAGATTGGGCAAAAGTAGAGAAATTATACCATCAACTTTCTTATCAATTAAAAGGTCGTACGGCTATTCTTTATAGAATTACAGGTAAAGCAGCAAGAGATTTATTGTTAGAGCATTACAAAAAACCAGCGGATTTAAAGCGTGATCAGTTACGAGTACCTGTAACTATTTATATGAAGGTAGTTCAAGCGGAAAAATTATTGGCAGCTGGTAAAAAAGAAGAAGCAGTAAAGGTTTTAGAAACAATGAAGCCATTGCTTGATAAATTACCTTCAACTAGCGCCCTGCCAATGGTGAAAGATTTACTTGAAAGAGTAGAGGCGGTACTGAAGGCAGCTGGTGTAGATTCAACTCCAAAGGGTGATACAGTTTCGTTACGTATTTTAGGTACATCTGATATTCACACAAATATCGTGAACTATGATTATTACAAAGATACAGTGTCTAATAGCCTTGGACTTGCTAAAACAGCTACATTAATCAAAAATGCACGTACGGAAAACAGTAATACCCTATTGTTTGATAACGGAGATGCAATTCAAGGTACTCCACTTGGTTCTTACAAGCAAGCGGTAGACAAGCTCGTTGACGGAGAAGAGCATCCATCTGTAACGGCGATGGAATTACTTAAATACGATGGCGCAACGTTTGGGAATCATGAATTCAACTATGGCCTTGATTATTTAGATGAAGTAACAGATGATGCGAACTTCCCTTATGTAAATGCAAATATCCGCGATGCAGCTACCAAAAAATTAGCTTATACACCATATGTATTAATTGACAAAGAAGTAGTTGATACAAAAGGTAAAAAATCAACGATTAAAGTAGGGGTTACTGGTATCGTACCTCCACAAATCTTGAAATGGGATAAATCTCATTTAGAAGGAAAATTAACGGTCGACGATTCTGTTCAAGCTGTAGAAGCGATCGTTCCTGAAATGCAAAAAGCTGGAGCAGACGTAATCGTTGTTCTATCTCACTCTGGTCTTGGCGATACGAAGCATGAAGTTGGAGAAGAAGACGTTACGTATTTATTGACAAAGGTTAAAGGTGTAAATGCGATTATTACTGGACATGCTCACCAAGTATTCCCTGGAAAAGTGGACGCTTCTTTAACGAATGTTGATGTAGCGAATGGAACGATCAATGGTGTTCCAGTTGTAATGCCAGGTAAATTCGGTAGCCATTTAGGTGTAATTGATTTAACACTTGAGAAAAAAGGAAATAAGTGGTCAGTAGCGACTTCTAAAGCAGAAGTTCGTACAATTGCGAAGGATGCTACAGACGTGGATCAAACTGTTGTAAATGCAGTGAAAGAAGCGCACGAAGGTACAATCAATTATGTTCGTAAAGCAGTTGGAACAACAACAGCAGACATTCATAGCTACTTCTCACAAGTGCAAGATGATCCATCCATCCAAATCGTAACAAACGCTCAAACAGTTTATGTAAAATCAAAACTGAAAGGTACGGCAAATGAAAACCTACCAGTGCTTTCTGCTGGTGCACCATTTAAAGCTGGAACTAGAAGTGATCCTGAATACTACACATTCGTTCCAAAAGGCGAATTGGCAATTAAAAACGTAGCGGATCTATACCTATATGACAATACACTTGCGACTGTTAAAGTAACAGGAGCAGACGTAAAAGAATGGTTGGAAATGTCAGCAGGTCAATTTAATCAAATTGATGCAGCAAAAACAGGTGAGCAACAGCTGATCAACGCTGATTTCCGCTCATACAACTATGACGTAATTGACGGCGTAACATATGAAATAGACGTTACACAACCTGCAAAATACGATGCAGATGGAAACCTGAAAAATGAAAGTGCATCTCGTATTAAAAACTTACAATACAATGGTAAACCAATTGATTTAAAACAAGAATTCATCGTTGCAACAAACAACTATCGCGCAAACGGAACATTCCCAGGAGTGCGTAATGCAACAGCTATCGAAATATATCCAGATGAAAACCGTCAAGCAATCATCGACTACATTCTAGCAGAGAAAACAATCGATCCAACTGCGGACGGCAACTGGAAATTCGCTACATTACCTGCTAATGCGAACGTAGTATTTGAATCATCGAAACAAGCTGAGAAAGTAATCCCTGCAGATGGTAATATCAAATACATTGGTGAAGGCACCGATGGATTTGGGAAGTATTCAATTAAATAA
- a CDS encoding 3-ketoacyl-ACP reductase, translating into MGETLSGKNAIITGAGRGIGRAIALALAAEGVNVGLLAQSEATLENVAKEVEALGVKATFATADVSSNDEVTQAIELLTSELGQVDILINNAGIAKFGNFLDLEVSEWEKIIQVNLMGVYYVTRAVLPGMIEQKSGDIINISSSAGQKGAPLTSAYSASKFGVFGITESLAMEVRKHNIRVTALAPSTVATDLALENKLTDGNPDRVMQPEDIAEFIVAQLKLNKRIFIKEAGLWSTNP; encoded by the coding sequence ATGGGCGAAACATTATCAGGCAAAAATGCCATAATTACCGGTGCGGGTAGAGGAATTGGACGTGCAATTGCTCTTGCACTAGCTGCTGAAGGAGTCAATGTGGGTCTTCTTGCACAATCGGAAGCAACATTAGAGAATGTTGCGAAGGAAGTAGAAGCACTCGGTGTGAAAGCAACGTTTGCAACAGCAGATGTGTCATCAAATGATGAAGTGACCCAGGCGATCGAGTTATTAACGAGTGAATTGGGTCAGGTGGACATATTAATCAATAACGCAGGAATCGCGAAGTTTGGCAATTTCCTGGACTTGGAAGTTTCGGAATGGGAAAAAATCATTCAAGTGAACTTAATGGGTGTGTATTATGTGACACGTGCTGTTCTACCAGGAATGATCGAGCAGAAATCAGGCGATATCATTAATATCTCCTCTTCGGCTGGACAAAAGGGAGCACCCTTGACAAGTGCATACAGCGCTTCAAAATTCGGAGTGTTTGGGATAACAGAGTCATTGGCGATGGAAGTACGTAAGCATAATATTCGTGTGACAGCTTTAGCACCAAGTACTGTCGCAACAGATTTGGCTCTTGAAAATAAATTAACCGACGGCAATCCAGATAGAGTGATGCAACCGGAAGATATTGCAGAATTTATCGTTGCACAGTTGAAGCTGAACAAACGTATCTTTATTAAGGAAGCGGGACTTTGGTCAACGAATCCATAA